The following are encoded in a window of Actinomycetota bacterium genomic DNA:
- a CDS encoding winged helix-turn-helix transcriptional regulator produces MRNKVYRALSDPTRRRILQLLRQRDMTAGELAEHFDLSKPTMSGHFNVLRDADLIQGSKVGRTIVYRLNVSVLEEALLALLDVFGIAREP; encoded by the coding sequence ATGAGAAACAAGGTGTATCGGGCGCTGTCGGATCCGACCCGAAGGAGGATCCTGCAGCTGCTGCGGCAGCGTGACATGACCGCGGGGGAGCTGGCGGAGCATTTCGATCTGTCGAAGCCGACCATGTCCGGTCACTTCAACGTGCTCCGAGACGCCGATCTCATCCAGGGAAGCAAGGTGGGGAGGACGATCGTGTACCGGCTCAACGTCTCGGTGCTCGAAGAGGCTCTCCTCGCGCTGCTCGACGTGTTCGGTATTGCGAGGGAGCCATGA